The Chelonia mydas isolate rCheMyd1 chromosome 1, rCheMyd1.pri.v2, whole genome shotgun sequence nucleotide sequence CGcgtggcgggggaagggggatgctTCAGGCAAGCAgctggggtgtcccattttctctttgggaaatatggtcaccctgcaggtCCCAGCTGCCGTAGGTGAAaagggaaccccacagctcccagccaccacggtggtgggggaaaccatggagttgcaacagcaaaagtcacagataggtcacagcttccgtgaatttttgtttattgcctgtgacctgttcaTGCCTCtgactaaaaataaccatgacaaaatcttagccttagttataaatgtatactggtatagttatgcAGGTAAATTTCCCTGTGTGGAGAAGCccttaatgtttgtacagtgctttgaacgaGGAAATGTTAAGCAGTTCCTCAGTCACTCAGACCGGCTCTTCCTCCCAGACCATCTCTGTCTTGAAATACTCCTTGAAATTCTTCCTATCCATGACTCTTTCTTACCCTGTACACTTATTTTTGCTGCAGCCCATGATGTTGGTCATTGGTGCCTCTGGCTCAATGACAGGGTGTGTGGGCCCCAGATGTCTCTTCCTCCAAAGCAGTGGCTGCAACATGCCAAATGGTAGCCATGCCACAAAACTGCTCACCTGCCATTTTGGATTGCCAACTTCCTgaggtgtggctggggcaggggagagcagaggaAACAAGAGCTCGGAGGGATTGATTTAAGGGGATAAtctatcatttattatttattatttagattgGAGTAGTGCCCACAACGTGCTGAGTCCTTTGCAAAGTCCAGACAAAAGAAGACACTACCCCTGCCCTGGAAAGCTGGCAATCTAAAAACATACGAGCAAAGTGAGCAGAGTGGTGATAGGACAACAGCTTACAAGGATCAcgactgtttttgttttttaaaataaacaaactaaatTCCCCCACTTTAGCTTCCCTTCCAAATTCAACCCTTATGCATTCCCCCCATTCTGATTCCCAGTGCTAGTTCCAGTGTGCATACACTCCTCCTGCCCAGCAATCCTTCCCGCCAttcagcccccttccctccatgtATGTGAGCAGTTCGTTAATGAGATAAAATCAGCGATTTAGAGAAGCAGATGATTTACTATCCTAAGCAGAGCTTTCTCTAACCCAATAAAGGAaaagagccagagactccatgaaacCCAGTAAGGACTTCGCTATTGTCTATCTCTTTTACATGGAAGATGCGGGAGAGAGAGATTGAGCCAGCTAGCTTCTTTCTTTGTAGGCACTGCGGAAGTAGTAGGTCTCCAAGAGTACTATCAATGAGAAGATAGTGGCCTTCTGGACCAGCTCAGAGTGGGCGTCCGTTGCTTGTGGAGAGGgtggcatggaagaaagcacagagGTGTATGTGAGGGGGCAGACGTTCCAAGAGGTGGTGCTGAGGCGGTGGTGTAAGGAGAATTCATTTCTTATCTGTACGTTGCACCAGCTAATGGGGGGAGGCACttgacctccccatgtgactctgccccgcccccagcccaggccctgtgCACTCCCCCTCTCCGCCCCATGATCCATCCCACGTTACCAAAAGCAATGGAGgaggcacagagcccctggcatctggttagcatccctggagcaagggagatttaggttagatattaggaaaaactctaaCTCTAagagtagttaaactctggaataagtTTCCATGGGAGggtgtggaattcccatcactggaggttaagaacaggttagacaaacacctgatatgggatggtctaggtttacttggtcctgcctcagtgcaggggagtaACCTCTGTGTtagttgatggcagccattaacccCTTCCAGCACAACAATACCCCTCCTCTCAGCTCTGCCCATCACCCCAATCCTGTGTAAAAATGCTGACAccctgaaagaaaaagaaagaaagaaggagaataatgtctacactgccacttataTTGGAATAACTTATGCCGtttaggggtgtggaaaaaacatgcccctgagtgacataagcccaggtgtggacagtgctatgtcggcaggagagcttctcccactgacatagctaccgccgcttgcCGTGAGTGGAGtcattatgtcaatgggagacctctctcccaccGGCACAGAGCGGCTACTCGAGAGATCTTACAGAGGCGCAGCTGCATTTGTACGGCTGTGCCACTGTATGAtctctaatgtagacatggctGGTAGGGACcttagaccttagtccatcccATGCTTTGCTGCACGTTaggctacccacatttgccatccttgcctgtcaactgcccttctctccaaatcttcccatttcatgtcgAGGTGCTAAATGTCATTCAGAACTGTTCGTTTCCATGTCATTTGcggtcttcctctctttcttctcaCATTTTCTGGCGTCCATTCAAGGGCGGCATTTGGTCAGCGTTCTTTTCCTattctcagcacatgtcccagccacggatgtcttcttttgtagattatttgtgagaGGGTGCCTTGTCCAGtcatttttctgacttcttcattcaTCTTCCTATCGCTATATGTTATTTccaatattcttctcagacattAGTGttgaaatgcatccagcttttgcATATCTTTCTTGGTAAGTTGACATGTCTCACTGCTATATGTTGTGATGGTGATAACAACTGCTTTGTAGACGTGCAGTGTGGGGACTCTCCCTATCAGCCACGTTCAAAGAAACTGAACGTGGCTGGTAGGgagagtccctgaaatagagggggattgGAGAGTGGCACAGGGAGTCTGTGCGGGGAATGGATGGATACAAGGAGCCACTGGGGTGCAATGAGCTCTGCCTACACTAGCTACAAAGTGTGCAACCCCGTATAGATGGaagaacaggcacagagaggttaagtgacttgcccagagacATGCGGTGAATCTATGGATGAGTAAGAAATAGAAGCTGCATCTCTGGTTTCCCACGCTCCTGCTCTAATAATTAGCCCACACTCAATCTCTCCTTAAAAGAAAGAGAACTGCATTGGCTAAGTGACAGTTAAGGAGGGCTATGATAGCAGAAATAGGGTGCTATATTTAGGTaggaccaccttttcaaaagtgctcctgGATTTTCAGTGCCTTCATTGTTGAGTACCCACAATTAGGGAACACTTGAAAATGTAGACCTACATATTAAAAACCATATGGTTAAACCCACAAGACCATCTAGCAGTAGGAAACATAGTCAGAGTGAATGTGCATTGCTGAAAGCCAGTTTTCAACCTGCTGTTGAAGGGGCTGATTCTGGGGACGTTTCGAGATCAAAGGGGAGGGCATGCCACAGCCCTGGGGTCACATAGGCAACGAGACAGAGGTTTTCCTTCCTGTCCCCCCTACACATGCCATGCTCTAGGGGCCCCATCCCTTGGAGCTCCCAGGATGCAATGATGCATAACATGGAGCCAGAGCCTCAGAAAGTTAACTTTCCAGTAGGGGCCATAAAGCTCAGATCTGTAACCTAATTCATGCCCAGCAAGCAGCCAGTGAAACACACATCCGAGAcccactccccagcagcagagaggggcagagggagaTCACTAGTGGTGCCACCTGAATGACAGTTCTCCCCTCTTTCTCCCGGGCAGGGTCAGCAGACAACAAGATTGAGACAGCTATGTCTGAGCTGGTGCCGGAGCCCCGGCAAAAACCAGCAGTGCCAATGAAACCTGTTGGCATTAACTCCAACCTGCTGGGCTACATTGGGATCGACACCATCATTGAGCAGATGCGCAAGAAGACCATGAAGACGGGCTTTGACTTCAACATCATGGTTGTAGGTAGGAGGGGTCATCAAGACCTATGGAGCTTTTGGGGGGCATAGAGAGAAGCTTTACCGAGCTTTGACTTCACTCTCATAGGCACAGGTACAAGAGGTTATAAGGGTATAGGGGATCATTGGGAGTATGGGTGAAGGACAGATGCTTTAACATCAGTCCAAGCCTAGTTCCAGTAGATCTCTAGTCCCTGTCCTTGTGATTTTCTGTTAAGGTACTTATGAAGGGCAAGAAGATCCCTCACACCCAACTTGGCAACTTCCATGGGTTTAAGTTCTTCAGCCTATTGTCAGAGCACAGCTGAGGTAAATGCTACATTCTTCCCCTTTACATTTATCAGGTCAAAGTGGGCTGGGGAAATCAACACTGGTGAACACCCTCTTCAAATCCCAAGTTAGCCGCAAGTCTTCAGGCTGGAACCGTGAGGAGAAGATCCCTAAGACAGTGGAGATCAAGGCCATTGGGCATGGTAAGAACCAGGAAAAGTATCGTGAGGACCAGCAGTACTGGCTGAAAGAGTGTACAGAGTGCTGGTGTCTTAGAACAGTCCTGTCAAGGACCTTTTacaagggctggctggaaaaccagAATTCAAGATTTAGTTCCACATTGAGATGAAACAGACCTTTCCAAATttttgagagagggagagagagaccctgaCCCATTAGACTAGCCagcagcctggtggttagggcactcatctgggaagtaggagacccaggttcaaagcCCCTGCTTTGAAAGAGGCACAAACAGTCTCTCCCTTGCTTCTGTGGTCATGGAAAGGGCAGACCATCATCATTCCCACAACATGAGTCATAGACACCTACACAGAGAAGCCGATCTTGAGGGAGGGGGATCATGAGGTCTTTTCTGCTTTCTTCCCCAGTCATTGAAGAAGGTGGTGTCAAGATGAAACTAACGGTAATTGACACCCCAGGATTTGGTGACCAGATCAACAATGAGAATTGGTGAGCGTCTGACTTACCCATCTATCCTCCCCCTCTCTGTGTGCCTCTTGGGTGGCTGACTTCCCCACAGGGCTGGGCATACAGAAGAGTCAGCACCCAGCGTGGTCCATGCTGTAAGATGGACCCCGCCCCTGGAACACAGCGAACAGGTCAGCCTGAGCTCAGCCCCAGGCGGAGTCAGCGCTGCAGGGTGGGATGTTGGTGTTCCTTCCGATTCAGTTCTGAACCAGTCCCCAGCATGGGAGCGGGGGGACTCTGTGGTGCGGGCTGTTGTCTTTCATACAAGATGTGTTCGTTACAGATCCCGTAGTACATCTGAGAAGAATAAAGGTGTCAGTAGCAGCATCCTGCCAAAGTCCAATCTGGATAATGGTATTCTGCCTCCCCAAATGTCACCCGGGGGTTCCAAATGGATAGGATATTGTTCTTCTCTTCCTCGCTtaaggcctgagccaaagcccattaaCCTCAATGGAAATAGtcctattgccttcagtggactttggatcaggcccatgtaCTGCTGTGAACTGTTAAACTGCCAACACGTTCTGCTCCAGAGGTGGCTGTGCTTCAGCGGCTGGGAAAATGAGCACAGCTTATAAAGTGTTTGGGAGCCTACTAGatgacaaaaagaacaggaggacttgtggcaccttagagactaaccaatttatttgagcataagcttttgtgcgctacagctcacttcatcgatgcatccgatgaagtgagctgtagctcacgaaagcttacgctcaaataaattggttagtctctaaggtgccacaagtcctcctgttctttttgcgaatacagactaacacggctgttactctgacgcTAGATGACAGAGGCTCAGGAAATGTAAAATCCTTATAATgatcatttcatttattttacttaGGCCTACACATGCTATAAAAGAGTGACTATTGCTGTGCTCTAGGACCCTTGGCTAACTTAAAACTCAACAAAATTCACCCCCCAAGTGTACGTTTGGTGAGGCAATGCAGTCAGTATAGCCCActaccagccaatcaggcagcgcATCCTTCTCAAGTCCCCCTCCCAGTCCAAcagttccccccaccctgcttgcaatcccctgctccgctccccccccccccaaaattcagCAGATTCTGCCTATTTTGGATCAGAGTAAGGCAAATGCCAAAGTCACGGGGGGGGCCACACAGCGAacgccctgccagcagcccttTTCCACGTATGCCACTGGGGCTTCAGCTTGAGCACCTCTGCTGATCAAGAACCCTGGCAGGATCTGATCAGGCGAACAGATGATACCCTCCCACCCTGGAAACCCCTCTTAGTTCCTGTACGTGCCAGCAGCACTGTATGTATGAAGGATGAGGAAGGAatgtgccccccgcccctctctcTGACCTTCACAGCTGGGAGCCCATCGAGAAATACATCAGTGAGCAATATGAAAAATTCCTGAAGGAGGAAGTGAATATTGCAAGGAAGAAACGAATCCCAGACACACGAGTCCACTGCTGTCTCTACTTCATCTCCCCCACCGGTCACTCGTAGGTATCCTGCTGCTGACGgcttcctctctcccactcctcaCTTATATGTCTCCTGTCTCATCCGTATCTTACTGTGCCTCTACTTTAGCTCCCCCTATGGACCAGTCACATGTATCTCACCACTCCCTCTCTATGTAATGTCCTCCACGAGTCTCTCTCGGCATCCTATCCCATGCATCACTCCTATATACATCCCACTCTGCGTCTTTCATCTCCCCCATGGGTCATGCGTAGGAATCCCACTGCTGTTTAACTTTTCCCTACTGGGGTGAACACTGGGAGGGCTGTACAGAAAAGCATTAGACTGGGATAGCCAGGCCAGCTCTCCCGatagttttttcttcttctaggcATTGagtgaggaggaaggagaagcgATCTAATGGGAGCATCTCTTGGGGATATGCAGGAGagctctcccttctccctctagtctggactctgggagggggaagagcggagCCAGCGTTAAGGGTGATGTGGTAAAATGACTCTCACTTATTCCTTTTTCCTGGGCTGCAGCTTGCGACCCCTGGACCTAGAGTTCATGAAACATCTCAGCAAAGTAGTAAACATCATCCCTGTTATCGCCAAGGCAGACACCATGACtctggaagagaagactgagttcAAACAAAGGGTGAGTACCACCATGCCTGTGTGGAGTGAGTCTTTCCCAGCCTCACCTGTCCTGGCAGGAAGGTGGGAAAGGAGGTTGTATCCTTCAGACTGGGATTATATTGTTTTGACCACTCAGACATCCTGGTGTTTCCCTCCATGGTTCGGAACAGCATTCAGCTGCTGCCATGGGATACAATATTGGACTCTTCTCCACTGACAGAGTCCAGCTATTGTGTAACCTTAAAACAGGACCTGGTTCTGTGTCAATGTGGGGTGTGTGCGATGATCTGGGTGTGCTCATATGGCAGAAGATTGCCTAAATCATTCAGATTAATATGGGGAAGGCCACTTTTCCAGCTGTTAGGATATCACAGCAATTCAGCTCTTTCCCAAGTCGCTGTACATTCCTGACAATATGGCCTTGTCATGAATATAGGGGGacgggtagcataaaatccctccttggcagctggactggattgccttacctgtaaagggttaagcagttcaaataacctagttggcacctgaccagaaggaccaatgaggaacgaagatactttcaaatctgggggggggaaggatttgtttgttgttctctgtgttgttccctctccggaccgagaagccaagcaggtacaatAGCTCCTGAGAcatatacctggaataatccatctaaaaccacagaaattgtgaatagggcaaggaaatgcattaggttatctcttgttttggcttgtgaatttccCTATGTTACAGAGgtagtttcattcctgtttttgtaactgtgaagctgagcacagaagagaatcctctgtgtttaaaatctttttattaccctgtaaagttaccttccatcctgattttgcaggtgtgattcttttacttttttctttataataaaaattcttcttttaagaacctgattgatttcagtgtcctaaaGAAAAGGGGTCTGGTTGAGCTCATGTTGCTAAGGCAACTGGTTGGTATTTTAGTCTCAAGCCTtcctaggaaagggggtgaaggggcttggggggatatatTGGTGGGGGGGGATGATTCTAAGTGAcccttccatgaatttttgtgtaaatcacttggtggtggcagcaatatactgtccaaggacaaggaaaggaatctgtgccttggagagtttttaacctaagctgatagaatacaagcttagggggtctttcatgcgggtccccacatctgtaccccagagttcagagtgggggggtACCTTAACAGGCCTTACCCAAGAACATGCTTGCCCTTTAAATGAACCTTTGAAAAACATGTGCCCACAGTGGGTCAGAGCtgacattagggtgaccagatcttccgattttatagggacagtcccaattttggggtcttggctcctattacctcccaccccctgtcctgatttttcacacttgctgtctggtcaccctagctgacaTTAACATGTATCTGTGCTAGTGAACCCCACCTCTGAGCTCAGACTAATCAACAggagaatggtttcagagtagcagccgtgttagtctgtatccgcaaaaagaaaaggaggacttgtggcaccttagagactaacagatttatttgagcataagcttgagcTACAGCTCGCCCAAATGATCCTAAGGAAATGATCAACTAAAACCACAAAGAATAATGATGAATGGTCTGCTAGGGGCACCACAATGGAGAATTTAAATGAGTGGATCTTCTGGTGAACTGAAATCTACTAGAGATCATTTGGGGCAAAAACTACCTGGTGGGCTGCATCTATCGTGGAAGAGCAGCTGTTTCTATGCTGAAGTCTCTCAAAGGGCATCTGTCACAGTGATGGCAAGGGTTTCACACCTGTGTTGAGACCTGCCAAGATGTCTTTCTGCTGATCCCTGTTCTGTGACTGGTTTATTAATCCTTCATAACCCTGACCCATGGGGCCAGCGAATAAAGTCCAATCTCTtgccagcactgctgtgtgtcacaACTGTATCACACACTCCTTCAGGAGTATTCCCTGCAGGCGCCTTCCCCTTGAGAATGTTGCAGCAGGAATGTAATACCACTGCACCCTGCTGTCTGCCATAATTCAATGCTTGCACTGCTTTTTACTTTCCAATGTTTCCCTGCCCAGGTGCGCAAAGAACTGGAGGTGAATGGGATCGAGTTTTACCCCCAGAAAGAGTTTGATGAGGACCTGGAGGATAAAACAGAGAATGACAAAATCAGGGTAGGACACACCATATAACGAGAGAGTATTGAGGAGTGGTTAGATTTCACTGAGTGCAGAATGGAGACAAATCACCCtagttttcaaagtgctttgagatccttggatgaaagatgctataatgcaaagtattattattattgtttatatccAGTAGGGAGGATGGGTTCTTTTATCCTTTCTAATTTAATTTGCATTGTCTCCGTTCATTATCACCATAGAGTGCAGTGACTGCTGAATTTAAGAGGACTATTTGTTTCACTTCATCTTGCTGGACACTGGCTGGGTTTAGCTTCCCATGTGAGCTGTTGCTATTTACGCCCCAACTTCTTCTCAGCTTGACCCCTCAAACTCTTATTTTTGGGGGTCTCCCAAGTAAAAATTTGATCATATTTCCCTTCACATCAACCATCATTGCAGTATTCTCCTGTAGAAATGCTGGGGATATCTGCAGACCAACCTCTAGGAATCTGGGGACATCTGTAGAAGACATGTAGGGCTTTTCCTGTTGGGGGTTTATGAATTTCATTTTGGgggttatttttagcaatttttgagttttgtGTAGATATCCAAAATTGGTGGGTTTGGGGGTTTCTCTATGTATACACTAGGCtttgcagaattcaatttttatttttttcataattttgatggataatataaaagtttatttttaagcagttttttcaattaaaattttcacAGTGGGTAAAATTGGGGTGCTGGTCAGATGATAGGGAAGATaggacaataattatttaatgaccgtggatgttgagattcaaaaagttaaagctttataaccattcaaacacaaattgtcaatatcacgtCAAAATATAAACAGTAAATATCCTtcaaatcaaactctaataagttctcaaacagcatttttcttaccttgtctatctgtaaatttcaattattatctgtggaaatatttttcatcagtttgggTGTCCCTTAAATTGATGTTTACCTACTttttttaccaataaaaatctaattcttccaagcctatatatactgtatatattatACGCATTACTCATTACAGTCATATATACTATAATAAGCAATCTCTTTGTAacgttccctagtgcactttaatgtagcactgtttcaaacagcattactttaaagtgcactagggaacctttagtgtgcaccagcagggtctacacagaccaattaatgtgcaacacatttgcgtgctttagaaatcataccccgtgtagacaaacccttagatacAAGTAGCCATTTCCAAtgtttttcccatgtttattggatgaacactgatttcatttttttattggGGTGTTTTACTGGTGTTTATCAGTTAATACTGAAAATCAGAAGCCATAAACTTATGGAACATTGTGGAGACCTGCGAAAACCTATGGAAATATTGGGGGATCTGCAGACTGACCTATGGAAGCAAGGGATTTCTACACAACAAATGGAAGTGTCGGGTACCTCTGGGGACTGTCACATTTATAGAACTAGCTGCACCTCTCCCCCCTCTTGGTATTTCTTCACGGCAGAGTAAACTTGGAGGATTGGCATCTGGGTTAGCCTACCCTAGGTGTGAGTGGTCACTCCAAAGTTATTGTGTCCTCATTGAGGTTGCAGTCCCCTGTGCATGTGTGTTGCTAGGACttatgggagtgggggtgggcggaggcatctcccatggttctttgtgctgcagtgagatGAGCcactctatgattctttcccaatgaattgtgggagaacttgtctgtccttttggCCGGAtgggaggaattgtgggaaggtgtTGGAGGACTCTCAGTATTGGAATGATTTAGTCTGTGTCCTCATTGCAAAATGAGCGGGTTACCAACCTCACTCAGCCGTTAGCCTATACCCCAGGACAGGACAGCTAGCTGGGGTTGAAAGCACCACTAAACTGGGGTGACAGATTTTT carries:
- the SEPTIN3 gene encoding neuronal-specific septin-3 isoform X3 produces the protein MFKGSADNKIETAMSELVPEPRQKPAVPMKPVGINSNLLGYIGIDTIIEQMRKKTMKTGFDFNIMVVGQSGLGKSTLVNTLFKSQVSRKSSGWNREEKIPKTVEIKAIGHVIEEGGVKMKLTVIDTPGFGDQINNENCWEPIEKYISEQYEKFLKEEVNIARKKRIPDTRVHCCLYFISPTGHSLRPLDLEFMKHLSKVVNIIPVIAKADTMTLEEKTEFKQRVRKELEVNGIEFYPQKEFDEDLEDKTENDKIRESMPFAVVGSDKEYQVNGKRILGRKTPWGVIEVENLNHCEFALLRDFVIRTHLQDLKEVTHNIHYETYRAKRLNDNGGLPPVTAETEENHESNL